In a genomic window of Rhinolophus ferrumequinum isolate MPI-CBG mRhiFer1 chromosome 2, mRhiFer1_v1.p, whole genome shotgun sequence:
- the IFNAR1 gene encoding interferon alpha/beta receptor 1 isoform X2 — protein sequence MKLRIRTEKGNNASPWYEVDPFTPFQQAQIGPPEIHLQAEDKAIIINISPPGTEDSIMWAMESSSFIYSLVMWKNSSDVETRTETETVYARAKIHKLSPETTYCLKVKARLRWQTKVALYSPVHCIATTVENKLPPPKNIQVIAKNQVYVLKWDYTYENVTFQAQWLSAYLKQIPENHSGKWKQIPNCESVRTTQCVFPQNRFQKGIYFIRVQASDGNNTSFWSEEEKFDTDTQTLIPPPVINLKPINNSLRVYIGAPKVSQNKSVYQHYPLIYEITFWENTSNAERKIVKKRTDFTFPDLKPLTVYCVKVRAVIEDAKWNNSSVFSDTVCEKTKPGNTSNTWLIAGICTVISIPAVLYVVKVLWKFILYVFFPSSKPPSTIDQYFSEQPLKNLFLSTSEEQIERCFIIENIDTISTIGINQIDANHKKFNSQTSQDSGNYSYEDENSGSKTSEEFLQVGTM from the exons GTTGACCCGTTTACACCATTTCAACAAG CTCAAATTGGTCCTCCAGAAATACATTTACAAGCTGAAGATAAGGCAATAATAATAAACATCTCTCCACCTGGAACAGAAGATAGTATCATGTGGGCTATGGAAAGTTCCAGCTTTATATACAGCTTAGTGATGTGGAAAAATTCTTCAGATGTAGAA aCCAGGACTGAAACTGAGACTGTTTATGCCAGAGCTAAAATTCATAAACTCTCACCGGAGACTACTTACTGTTTAAAAGTTAAAGCAAGATTACGTTGGCAGACAAAAGTTGCTTTGTATAGTCCAGTGCATTGTATAGCTACCACAG TTGAAAATAAACTGCCTCCGCCAAAAAATATACAAGTCATTGCTAAAAATCAGGTCTATGTTCTTAAATGGGATTACACATATGAAAACGTGACTTTTCAAGCTCAGTGGCTCTC tGCCTATTTAAAACAGATTCCTGAGAACcattcaggaaaatggaaacaaataccaAACTGTGAAAGTGTCAGAACTACCCAGTGTGTCTTTCCTCAAAATCGTTTTCAGAAAGGAATTTACTTTATCCGTGTACAAGCATCCGATGGAAATAACACATCATTTTGGTCTGAAGAGGAAAAATTTGATACTGACACACAAA CTCTCATACCACCTCCAGTCATTAATCTGAAGCCCATTAATAACTCCCTGCGTGTCTATATTGGCGCCCCAAAAGTCTCTCAGAACAAGTCTGTGTACCAGCATTACCCACTAATTTATGAAATTACTTTTTGGGAAAACACTTCAAACGCTGAG aggaaaattgtaaagaaaagaacTGATTTTACTTTTCCTGACTTGAAACCATTGACTGTATATTGTGTCAAAGTCAGAGCCGTCATTGAGGATGCAAAGTGGAATAACAGCAGTGTTTTTAGTGATACTGTATGCGAGAAGACAAAACCAG gaaatacttCTAATACCTGGCTTATAGCTGGAATTTGCACTGTAATTTCTATCCCAGCTGTCCTTTACGTTGTGAAAGTTCTCTGGAAATTTATCCTTTATGTGTTCTTTCCATCAAGTAAACCTCCTTCCACTATAGATCAG tatttctcCGAACAGCCACTAAAGAATCTATTTCTTTCCACTTCTGAGGAACAAATTGAAAGatgttttataattgaaaatatagaCACTATTTCTACAATAGGAATTAATCAAATTGATGCAAATCACAAAAAATTTAATTCCCAAACTAGTCAAGATTCAGGAAACTACTCATATGAAGATGAAAACAGTGGAAGTAAAACAAGTGAAGAATTTCTACAAGTGGGAACTATGTGA